A portion of the Bdellovibrio bacteriovorus genome contains these proteins:
- a CDS encoding lycopene cyclase domain-containing protein gives MTYAQFLLIFIVPLTVLGMVYFYRSSYPQKKTLKEAIYLLIFLAVTYTTPWDNYLVMTGVWNYEDHNILFRIGYVPFEEYCFFILQTIMTSCWVLWILKHTQIRKASAAGLSKHLGTLLLLGLLAASIMMLQSEKTRYLGLILVWVTPVFLLQWVSGGEHLLANLKTYALCLFPPTFYLWIVDNYAIYRNIWAISETQTIGLKVSYLPFEEAVFFLATNIMLCQGLLLYLLLKDDFLLKLKKRHT, from the coding sequence ATGACATACGCTCAATTCTTACTTATTTTTATCGTGCCATTGACCGTGCTGGGGATGGTTTACTTTTACCGGTCCTCTTATCCGCAAAAGAAAACTCTTAAAGAAGCTATTTATCTGTTGATATTTTTAGCGGTGACTTACACCACTCCTTGGGACAATTACCTGGTGATGACCGGCGTTTGGAATTATGAAGATCATAATATCTTATTTCGCATCGGTTATGTGCCATTTGAAGAATATTGCTTTTTTATTCTGCAGACGATCATGACTTCTTGTTGGGTTTTGTGGATCCTTAAGCACACCCAGATTCGCAAAGCCTCTGCTGCCGGACTTTCAAAACACCTGGGCACGTTATTGCTCTTAGGACTTTTAGCGGCCAGTATCATGATGCTGCAAAGTGAAAAGACGCGGTATTTGGGGTTGATCTTAGTTTGGGTGACGCCGGTGTTTTTATTGCAGTGGGTATCGGGGGGAGAGCATCTGCTGGCGAATTTAAAAACTTATGCCCTTTGTCTTTTCCCTCCGACTTTTTATCTTTGGATCGTGGATAATTATGCCATTTACCGCAATATCTGGGCTATTTCTGAGACTCAAACTATCGGCCTTAAGGTTTCTTATTTACCTTTTGAAGAGGCGGTCTTTTTTCTGGCTACAAATATCATGTTGTGCCAAGGTCTTTTACTGTATTTACTTTTAAAAGATGATTTCTTGCTTAAACTTAAAAAGAGACACACATGA
- a CDS encoding sterol desaturase family protein, protein MEIKYSIFSSVLFALAGVFMAFLWQKGFTRIYLNFDRYGYAYLLGSIIIVAVIHEFYFYWTHRWMHQPAVFKRVHLVHHLSRDTSPWASFSFHPLEAVILAAFLPLIVILLPLHPVVIIAYMVFMTISAISNHLGVEMLKNRWVLQHFISGTHHSAHHKRMNANYGLYFCFMDRLFRTEHVTREK, encoded by the coding sequence ATGGAAATCAAATATTCCATTTTTTCCAGCGTGCTTTTTGCCTTAGCCGGCGTGTTCATGGCCTTTTTATGGCAAAAAGGATTCACGCGGATTTATTTAAACTTTGATCGGTACGGGTACGCATATTTGCTTGGAAGCATTATTATTGTTGCCGTCATTCATGAATTCTATTTTTACTGGACGCATCGATGGATGCATCAGCCTGCCGTGTTCAAACGGGTTCATTTGGTGCATCACCTCTCGCGCGACACAAGCCCGTGGGCTTCATTTTCATTTCATCCTTTAGAAGCCGTCATCTTGGCCGCGTTCTTACCTTTGATCGTGATTTTGTTACCACTCCACCCCGTCGTGATCATCGCTTATATGGTATTTATGACGATCAGTGCGATCTCGAATCACCTGGGTGTTGAAATGTTAAAAAATCGCTGGGTTTTACAGCATTTTATTTCGGGCACCCACCATTCAGCCCACCACAAAAGAATGAACGCGAATTACGGACTTTATTTTTGTTTTATGGACCGACTGTTTCGCACTGAACATGTGACGAGGGAAAAATGA
- a CDS encoding MerR family transcriptional regulator, whose protein sequence is MTRQTLYTISEMVDLTGATEFLLRSWELRYKVVRPKRTKTGRRMYTDADVMKISKIMQLTRQGFKISQLSSLNLSELQELEVKTHGLKSPQVAMNKKTGALQKVFQSLAKTDWESLKSVFNEERKRLSAADFVHTFIVPVAQHMSLLSLNNGIDIIQEHLLTSLIKESLYSLSVKPSRKKNKFKMIFATIEGDHHDLGLLIAKVIADVHGHECVYLGSHVPKKELSEACVRLRPTHVIIGTSFGSQEFYRESILKYLNFVDRHIPASIALWVGGPGGQGLSLKMERSFYIFKSLEEYEGHICLR, encoded by the coding sequence ATGACGCGACAAACGCTATACACTATATCAGAGATGGTAGATCTCACGGGGGCAACAGAATTCCTGTTGCGGTCTTGGGAGTTGCGTTACAAAGTCGTGCGTCCTAAGCGCACAAAGACAGGGCGCCGCATGTACACAGATGCGGATGTGATGAAAATCTCTAAAATCATGCAGCTCACCAGACAAGGTTTTAAAATTAGTCAGCTGTCTTCGCTTAATTTAAGCGAACTCCAAGAGCTTGAGGTGAAGACTCACGGCTTAAAATCACCTCAGGTTGCTATGAATAAAAAGACGGGGGCGTTACAAAAAGTATTTCAAAGCCTGGCGAAGACGGACTGGGAATCTTTAAAATCTGTTTTTAATGAAGAGCGAAAGCGTCTTTCTGCCGCGGATTTTGTCCATACATTTATCGTTCCGGTGGCGCAGCACATGTCTCTTCTGTCATTGAACAATGGCATTGATATCATCCAGGAACATTTACTGACGTCTTTGATTAAAGAAAGCCTTTACTCTTTGTCCGTTAAACCTTCGCGCAAAAAAAATAAGTTCAAGATGATCTTTGCGACGATCGAAGGGGATCATCATGATTTGGGCTTGCTTATTGCCAAGGTGATCGCCGACGTTCATGGGCATGAGTGCGTTTACTTGGGAAGTCATGTTCCTAAAAAAGAGCTGAGCGAGGCGTGCGTGCGCCTGCGTCCCACGCACGTTATTATTGGGACAAGTTTTGGTTCTCAAGAGTTTTATCGGGAAAGTATTCTTAAATATTTGAACTTTGTGGATCGTCATATTCCTGCCTCTATCGCATTGTGGGTGGGAGGTCCTGGCGGGCAAGGGCTCTCGCTAAAAATGGAACGATCCTTTTATATTTTTAAGAGCCTGGAAGAGTATGAGGGTCATATATGCCTAAGATGA
- a CDS encoding paraquat-inducible protein A, with product MKYAKSVVFCVLLAVSAAMGFLIIKDSIDNQKRKTDYAEINNVKYGLFSINEWKRQLSDIINAEVKDFDPKENKAALKPLIEKQLLKLIDTVDQRMKKKNKETFKGRMKQAFINAFVDIEDIKAGVPQYAEEIFAIMQKPSTKKTLRNLVADKVENYFERTYEEQDLTPIETIMQKLGVTEMQAAKDILDQQIAATQKRIFHLSWVLIAICCLLFVVAGFSKAALTSAQYIVLALSLLILLVCGVTTPMIDLEAKISEMSFVLLDHPVKFLNQVLYFQTKSVVDVFWLMITDSDIQMQIVGILMVMFSIVFPVSKLIASMLYFYNIAGMQKNKVVHFFVHKSGKWSMTDVMIIAIFMAYIGFNGVIASQFGKMHSADNEIVFLTTNGTSLQAGFYLFMTYAVLALFFSSILEKKNTTSI from the coding sequence ATGAAGTATGCGAAATCTGTTGTCTTCTGCGTCCTGCTGGCTGTTTCGGCCGCTATGGGTTTTTTGATCATCAAGGATTCCATTGATAATCAAAAACGTAAAACCGACTATGCCGAAATTAATAACGTCAAGTATGGACTTTTCAGTATCAATGAATGGAAGCGCCAGCTTTCAGACATTATCAATGCCGAAGTTAAAGACTTTGACCCTAAAGAAAACAAAGCCGCGCTGAAGCCCTTGATTGAAAAACAACTTCTCAAACTGATCGATACGGTTGATCAGCGAATGAAGAAAAAAAATAAAGAGACCTTCAAGGGGCGCATGAAGCAGGCCTTTATCAACGCCTTTGTCGATATAGAAGATATCAAGGCGGGCGTACCCCAATACGCCGAAGAGATTTTCGCTATTATGCAAAAACCCAGCACTAAAAAGACTTTGCGCAACTTGGTCGCTGATAAAGTGGAAAATTACTTCGAACGAACTTATGAAGAACAAGACCTCACTCCCATTGAAACCATCATGCAAAAGCTGGGTGTGACCGAAATGCAAGCGGCTAAAGACATCTTAGATCAGCAGATCGCGGCCACTCAAAAGCGCATCTTTCATTTAAGCTGGGTGTTGATCGCGATTTGCTGTTTGTTATTCGTGGTGGCAGGGTTTAGTAAGGCGGCTTTAACCAGTGCTCAGTATATTGTACTAGCCTTAAGCCTTTTAATTTTGCTCGTTTGTGGTGTCACCACGCCGATGATTGATCTGGAAGCCAAGATTTCTGAAATGAGCTTTGTGCTTTTAGATCACCCGGTAAAGTTTTTAAACCAAGTTCTTTATTTTCAAACTAAGAGTGTGGTCGATGTCTTTTGGCTCATGATCACGGACTCGGACATCCAGATGCAGATCGTCGGTATTTTGATGGTGATGTTCAGTATAGTTTTCCCCGTATCCAAATTAATTGCCTCAATGCTTTATTTTTATAACATCGCGGGAATGCAAAAAAATAAAGTGGTGCATTTCTTTGTTCATAAAAGCGGTAAGTGGTCGATGACGGATGTGATGATCATCGCGATCTTTATGGCTTATATCGGCTTTAATGGTGTGATTGCTTCGCAATTCGGAAAAATGCATTCGGCGGACAACGAGATCGTGTTCTTAACGACCAACGGAACTTCTCTGCAAGCCGGTTTTTACCTTTTTATGACTTACGCGGTTTTAGCGTTGTTCTTCTCTAGCATCCTTGAAAAGAAAAATACCACTTCAATCTAG
- a CDS encoding polyprenyl synthetase family protein, with protein sequence MLNEAPSADSWNQISFESYASVVSELMDATIEANTLGSFRKIVQSHFTAPGKMIRPYLAYRLGHILQTPYNHSTAWATTCELLHNATLIHDDVQDRDVQRRGKPTLWTQFGDAQAINAGDFLMMSSFQPVLLSSASAEIKNKLMMLFSRMTCKIVGGQSLELELNTLKFPEVIYQHYLHCIGLKTAALFSDLAVGLNMLSPHSPYAHEDIDQLFSKIGILFQMQDDIIDLYGDKQRDGRGCDIKEGKTSFLVATHIQKNPEDFGILKSILEKPRALTTDEDIFWVEELFANKGTLRTCQIRVSELKKEILSFDIVRHSSGMQNLIAEMLNMIFSGKVAVNPDAGR encoded by the coding sequence ATGCTTAACGAAGCCCCCTCAGCGGACAGCTGGAACCAGATAAGTTTTGAGTCTTATGCCTCTGTGGTGAGCGAGCTCATGGATGCGACTATCGAGGCCAATACTCTCGGGAGCTTTCGAAAAATAGTGCAAAGTCACTTCACCGCTCCGGGCAAGATGATCCGGCCCTATTTGGCATATCGCTTAGGGCATATCTTACAAACCCCTTATAATCATTCCACCGCGTGGGCGACGACTTGTGAGCTTTTGCATAATGCCACCTTGATTCATGACGATGTGCAAGACCGCGACGTTCAAAGACGCGGGAAACCCACGTTATGGACCCAGTTCGGGGATGCTCAAGCAATTAATGCCGGCGACTTTCTGATGATGTCGTCTTTTCAACCAGTACTTTTAAGTTCTGCGTCCGCCGAAATCAAAAACAAACTGATGATGCTCTTTTCAAGAATGACCTGCAAAATCGTCGGCGGGCAAAGTCTCGAACTAGAATTAAACACCCTCAAGTTCCCGGAAGTGATTTACCAACACTACCTTCATTGCATCGGCCTTAAGACGGCGGCTCTTTTTTCGGATTTGGCAGTGGGTCTTAACATGCTCTCACCTCACTCCCCTTACGCGCACGAAGATATCGATCAGCTTTTTAGCAAGATAGGGATTTTGTTCCAAATGCAGGATGATATTATAGATCTTTACGGTGATAAACAGCGTGACGGTCGTGGGTGTGATATCAAAGAAGGCAAGACCAGTTTTTTGGTGGCCACCCATATTCAAAAAAATCCTGAAGACTTCGGTATTCTTAAAAGTATTTTGGAAAAGCCGCGAGCCCTAACTACCGACGAAGATATCTTTTGGGTGGAAGAACTCTTTGCCAATAAAGGTACATTACGCACTTGCCAGATCAGGGTGTCTGAACTGAAAAAAGAAATTCTAAGTTTCGATATCGTGCGCCACTCAAGCGGAATGCAAAATTTGATCGCTGAAATGTTAAACATGATCTTTTCAGGCAAAGTCGCCGTAAACCCTGATGCCGGCCGCTAA
- a CDS encoding sterol desaturase family protein, with translation MISSTTYALIVIATFAVMEFNAWFLHKYVMHGFLWNLHYDHHNPDPTRSYQYNDFFALVFAVPSFLFILFDSIYDLPVLGAIGFGIMAYGAAYFFVHEIIIHRRWKFMTPKSNWYTRGLNSAHKIHHSKGHKEGCENFGMLIVPLKYFNKRASLSKTN, from the coding sequence ATGATTTCGTCAACCACTTACGCCCTTATCGTTATTGCCACGTTTGCTGTCATGGAGTTTAACGCCTGGTTTTTACACAAATACGTTATGCACGGTTTTTTGTGGAACTTGCACTATGATCACCACAACCCAGATCCGACACGTTCTTACCAATACAATGACTTTTTCGCTTTAGTGTTTGCGGTACCCAGCTTTCTTTTTATCCTGTTTGATAGCATCTATGATCTGCCCGTTTTAGGAGCGATTGGATTTGGGATTATGGCCTATGGGGCCGCGTACTTTTTTGTGCACGAGATTATCATTCATCGTCGCTGGAAATTTATGACACCTAAATCCAATTGGTACACCCGAGGTTTGAACTCGGCCCATAAAATTCATCACTCCAAAGGACATAAAGAAGGCTGTGAAAATTTCGGCATGCTCATCGTTCCTTTAAAATATTTCAACAAAAGAGCTTCGCTCAGCAAAACCAACTAG
- the crtI gene encoding phytoene desaturase family protein has product MKKAIVMGSGFGGLASAVRLLKKGYDVTILEARDQLGGRASVFKKDGYTFDAGPTVITAPYLINELFEMLGENPKEFFELLPIDPFYRIIFNDRSVFDYVGDEDRLIENIRALNPQDVDGYRKLAKHAEEIFDVGYTQLADHPFDTLGSMARVIPEMIRLQNHKSVYALVSKYIKDERLRQAFSFEPLLVGGNPTKITSIYLLIHWLERKWGVHFIKGGTNELVRAFEKLLIKHGAKILKNKPVQRIDVKNGQVQGVITTDETYYPCEVLVSNADPVRVYRDMIDPAERSANANWKLKLKSQSMSLFVAYFGTKKQFPDIKHHTILMGPRYQGLLDDIFSKKVLPQDFSLYLHAPTRTDASMAPTGKECFYVLAPVPNNQSGINWKHEQNQFKDRVYNWLDKNYLPGMIENLDVDLHITPDYFEKELRSEHGAAFGIEPSLSQSAYFRFHNRSKDVAGLYFVGANTHPGAGVPGVLSSAKVIEKVVPAAGLVMA; this is encoded by the coding sequence ATGAAAAAAGCCATTGTTATGGGATCCGGCTTTGGAGGATTGGCCTCTGCCGTTCGCTTGTTAAAAAAAGGTTACGACGTGACGATCCTTGAAGCTCGCGATCAATTAGGAGGCCGCGCTTCGGTTTTTAAAAAAGACGGATACACTTTTGATGCGGGTCCCACCGTTATTACGGCGCCATACTTAATTAACGAGCTTTTTGAAATGCTGGGCGAAAACCCGAAAGAATTCTTTGAACTTTTACCTATTGATCCCTTTTACCGGATTATCTTTAACGACCGTTCGGTCTTTGATTATGTCGGCGATGAGGATCGTCTGATTGAAAATATCCGCGCTTTAAACCCCCAAGATGTGGATGGGTATAGAAAACTTGCCAAGCATGCTGAAGAAATTTTTGATGTGGGTTACACCCAACTGGCCGACCACCCCTTTGATACTTTAGGCAGCATGGCGCGGGTGATCCCTGAGATGATCCGTCTGCAAAATCATAAAAGCGTTTATGCCTTGGTTTCAAAATACATCAAAGACGAAAGACTGCGCCAAGCATTTAGTTTTGAACCCCTATTAGTCGGCGGAAATCCCACCAAGATCACCTCCATTTATTTGCTGATTCATTGGTTAGAACGAAAATGGGGCGTGCACTTTATTAAAGGCGGTACTAATGAACTGGTCCGTGCCTTTGAAAAACTGTTGATTAAGCATGGAGCCAAAATTCTTAAAAACAAACCCGTTCAGCGCATTGATGTTAAGAACGGTCAAGTCCAGGGAGTCATCACCACGGATGAAACTTATTATCCTTGTGAGGTCTTAGTTTCAAACGCCGATCCGGTGCGGGTCTATAGGGATATGATTGATCCAGCAGAGAGAAGTGCCAATGCCAACTGGAAGTTAAAGTTGAAGTCCCAGTCGATGAGTTTATTTGTGGCTTATTTCGGAACTAAAAAACAGTTTCCCGATATTAAGCACCATACGATTTTAATGGGTCCTCGGTATCAAGGACTTTTAGATGATATCTTTTCAAAAAAAGTTCTACCCCAAGATTTTAGCCTTTATCTGCATGCGCCGACGCGCACAGATGCCAGCATGGCTCCGACGGGTAAAGAATGCTTTTACGTGCTAGCTCCGGTTCCGAATAACCAAAGCGGTATCAACTGGAAGCATGAACAAAATCAATTCAAAGACCGTGTGTATAACTGGCTAGATAAAAACTATCTTCCCGGAATGATCGAAAATCTAGACGTGGATTTGCATATCACACCGGACTATTTTGAAAAAGAGCTGCGCAGTGAACACGGTGCGGCCTTTGGAATTGAGCCTTCATTAAGTCAATCCGCTTATTTCCGCTTTCATAACCGCTCTAAAGACGTCGCAGGTCTTTATTTTGTGGGCGCAAACACTCACCCCGGCGCGGGAGTTCCGGGCGTTTTAAGCTCGGCTAAAGTGATTGAAAAAGTCGTTCCTGCTGCGGGGTTGGTGATGGCATGA
- a CDS encoding tetratricopeptide repeat protein produces MSRSLCTTGSLAFLMTLTACGTLPANSKKNLAVSNQARNIFAPSMTEDFSDRMRADSLFIEADIYSREGKSARAIELFEKVVTLDPAPYVRLRLAAEYYKVNKNSAAIAHAEKAIKQNPQDVDAYILLGGLYSADKKDDLAIAQYNQALHLDPENAEATLSLGSLYTQLKAYKKAAKLFTSLLKNPEYKTPHLAHYNLGLMYAHQGGAKNQSAAIHEFKKALELRSWHTDSLTSLANIYLEQGNQELALEMYERLEENSDLSIESQMKMVLILIEQKRFNLAATKLKDIVTENPSADGARYYLAAVQEQTGELDEAIKNYMKVSAKSENFSQAVVHAAYLLKSMGKIKQALVITEKGLKANADKPQVYTMHASLLGAKADYLGAAKILEQGLTKHSQNSELLFQYALAMDRLGKKNEMMAQMKKVLELEPDHVQSMSYLAYSMAELNLQLPEAEKLARRAVELQPQDAYVLDTLGWVLFKQNKVASAIEVLEQAHQAQPNAKIIAEHLAQAYAKQDLAEKSAAMYKIAAELKQN; encoded by the coding sequence TTGAGCCGATCCTTATGCACCACCGGAAGTCTAGCTTTTCTTATGACTTTGACCGCTTGCGGAACATTGCCCGCTAACTCTAAGAAGAACCTCGCGGTGTCAAATCAAGCACGAAATATCTTTGCCCCCTCAATGACAGAAGACTTCAGCGATCGCATGCGGGCGGACTCGTTATTTATTGAAGCTGACATATACAGCCGCGAAGGAAAATCCGCACGTGCCATTGAACTTTTTGAAAAAGTGGTCACCTTGGATCCAGCCCCTTACGTGCGCCTGCGTTTAGCGGCAGAATACTATAAAGTAAATAAAAATTCCGCGGCAATCGCTCATGCCGAAAAAGCCATCAAGCAAAACCCGCAAGATGTGGATGCGTACATTCTTTTAGGCGGTTTGTATTCTGCAGATAAAAAAGACGACTTGGCGATAGCTCAATATAACCAAGCTTTGCACCTGGATCCAGAAAACGCAGAGGCGACACTTTCTTTAGGCTCTCTTTACACCCAACTTAAAGCCTATAAAAAAGCAGCGAAGCTATTCACCTCGCTTTTAAAAAACCCTGAATACAAAACCCCGCACCTTGCGCACTATAACTTAGGGCTGATGTATGCCCATCAAGGCGGCGCTAAGAATCAATCAGCAGCCATCCATGAATTTAAAAAGGCCTTAGAGTTGAGATCATGGCACACGGACTCTTTGACTTCACTTGCTAACATCTATTTAGAACAAGGGAATCAAGAGTTGGCACTTGAGATGTATGAGCGCCTGGAAGAAAACTCAGACCTTTCTATCGAATCGCAAATGAAGATGGTGCTTATTTTAATCGAACAAAAACGATTTAATCTAGCCGCTACAAAACTGAAAGACATTGTGACTGAAAACCCCTCAGCCGATGGCGCTCGTTACTATTTAGCCGCGGTTCAAGAGCAAACCGGGGAACTGGATGAAGCCATTAAGAACTACATGAAAGTTTCTGCAAAAAGTGAGAACTTCAGCCAAGCTGTCGTGCATGCTGCTTATTTATTAAAAAGCATGGGTAAAATTAAACAGGCCCTGGTGATCACCGAAAAAGGCCTTAAAGCCAACGCCGATAAGCCGCAAGTTTATACCATGCACGCCTCCCTTTTAGGGGCTAAAGCGGATTATTTGGGGGCGGCAAAGATTCTTGAACAAGGTTTGACGAAGCATTCTCAAAATAGTGAGCTGCTGTTCCAATACGCCCTGGCCATGGATCGCTTAGGCAAAAAAAATGAGATGATGGCCCAAATGAAAAAGGTTTTAGAACTAGAACCAGATCACGTGCAAAGCATGAGCTATCTTGCGTATTCAATGGCGGAACTGAATCTGCAATTGCCCGAAGCAGAAAAGCTCGCTCGCCGGGCGGTGGAACTTCAACCTCAAGATGCTTATGTCTTAGACACATTAGGTTGGGTTTTATTTAAGCAAAATAAAGTAGCGAGTGCGATTGAAGTCCTAGAACAAGCCCATCAAGCGCAGCCGAACGCAAAAATTATTGCCGAGCACTTGGCACAAGCTTATGCCAAACAGGATTTGGCGGAAAAATCCGCAGCGATGTATAAGATCGCCGCGGAGTTAAAACAGAATTAG
- a CDS encoding pyridoxamine 5'-phosphate oxidase family protein produces MELKHVSEKLKDLDFCMLVTESSKSGELAGRPMSNNRQVDYQGDSYFFSLESTTAVSDIQANPKVGLTFAEGKSLLGKPGAFIHVAGKGEIIKDKSLFKAHWTKDLDYWFEQGVETPGLVMIKVHASRIHLWNGKEEAEIKL; encoded by the coding sequence ATGGAATTAAAGCACGTTTCTGAAAAACTGAAAGATCTGGATTTTTGCATGTTGGTCACTGAAAGCTCTAAAAGTGGAGAACTTGCCGGCCGCCCCATGAGCAACAATCGCCAAGTGGATTATCAAGGCGATTCCTATTTCTTTTCATTAGAGTCCACCACCGCGGTTTCCGACATCCAGGCCAATCCTAAAGTGGGATTGACCTTCGCTGAAGGTAAAAGCCTTTTAGGCAAGCCAGGCGCCTTCATCCACGTAGCGGGAAAAGGTGAAATCATCAAAGATAAATCGCTATTCAAAGCTCATTGGACCAAGGATTTGGACTATTGGTTTGAACAAGGTGTTGAAACTCCAGGCTTGGTGATGATAAAAGTTCACGCTTCACGCATTCATCTTTGGAATGGTAAAGAAGAAGCTGAAATTAAATTGTAA
- a CDS encoding VOC family protein yields MKTASPYLMFDGSCKEAIKHYAQCFKTEAKIIPSEKDENRVMHASVQKGSFLIMASDWDSKDYRLGNNSQIYIDCESRQEVDELFTSLGEGGQDQMKPDNTFWGSYFGSVTDKYGVCWMMGYDEPKTK; encoded by the coding sequence ATGAAAACCGCATCCCCTTATTTGATGTTTGATGGAAGCTGCAAAGAGGCCATCAAACATTATGCTCAGTGTTTTAAGACCGAGGCTAAGATTATTCCGTCAGAAAAAGATGAAAACAGAGTTATGCATGCCAGTGTCCAAAAAGGTTCTTTTTTGATCATGGCTTCAGATTGGGATTCCAAGGACTATCGCTTAGGAAACAATTCGCAAATTTATATCGACTGCGAAAGCCGTCAAGAAGTCGACGAGCTTTTCACCAGTCTTGGCGAAGGCGGCCAAGACCAGATGAAGCCTGATAATACTTTCTGGGGCTCCTACTTTGGCTCGGTCACCGACAAATACGGCGTTTGTTGGATGATGGGATATGACGAACCTAAAACAAAATAA
- a CDS encoding phytoene/squalene synthase family protein, which produces MMETSHSAVAVLAQNGKSFYFAGVFLPADRLKVISELYSFCRYVDDCADELSHDQAKTAVAHIKEVILNSDLSDPLQDQVRLLEKNGVARTLLLDLVRGAEWDIHEEPIHTADDLDKYCYHVAGVVGLMMNPLMKVTDPAAASYAVSLGKAMQLTNICRDILEDAQNARIYLPATEIRSLGLGLTALATPGAAPTELKTVLKKYLKLADASYELGQQGLPYIPLRCRFVILIASEVYRHIGKKIIKNDFEVLKGRIYLTVFEKIVVLFKTSPKMLKPAFWLKPLRPNKQVVIS; this is translated from the coding sequence ATGATGGAAACATCTCATTCTGCCGTCGCGGTCTTAGCCCAAAATGGTAAAAGCTTTTATTTTGCCGGCGTATTTTTACCCGCCGACCGACTCAAAGTTATTTCGGAGCTTTATAGCTTTTGCCGATATGTCGATGATTGCGCCGATGAACTTTCGCACGATCAGGCAAAGACCGCGGTGGCCCATATCAAAGAAGTGATTTTAAATTCTGATTTATCAGATCCTTTGCAAGATCAGGTGCGGCTTTTAGAAAAAAACGGCGTCGCGCGCACGCTGCTCTTGGACTTAGTAAGAGGTGCTGAATGGGATATCCACGAAGAACCCATCCACACCGCCGATGATCTGGATAAATATTGCTATCACGTCGCGGGCGTCGTCGGCTTGATGATGAATCCCCTGATGAAAGTGACTGATCCTGCAGCCGCTTCTTATGCGGTGAGCTTAGGAAAGGCCATGCAGCTAACAAATATCTGCCGCGATATTCTGGAAGATGCCCAGAATGCCCGAATATATTTACCCGCCACAGAAATAAGGTCTTTAGGCCTGGGATTAACCGCCCTTGCCACCCCGGGGGCCGCCCCGACAGAGCTTAAGACAGTTCTAAAAAAATATTTAAAACTTGCCGATGCATCCTATGAATTGGGCCAGCAAGGTCTTCCCTATATTCCGCTGCGTTGCCGTTTTGTGATTCTCATTGCGAGCGAAGTTTATCGTCATATCGGAAAGAAAATAATTAAAAATGATTTTGAAGTTTTAAAGGGGAGAATCTATTTGACGGTTTTTGAGAAAATAGTCGTTCTTTTTAAAACATCACCCAAAATGCTAAAGCCCGCATTTTGGTTAAAGCCCCTCCGCCCCAACAAGCAAGTGGTGATTTCATGA